The nucleotide sequence TTCCTGCACAAGCCGGTGTTTCTCAACCTGCCCGACGATCCTGAAGCACCCGAAACCTCGATCCGCTACGTGCCGCAGCCGGCCCGCGCGCGCCTGATCGAGATGTTTTCCGGCGTCGATCTGCGCCTCATCGCCAGCGGCCACGTGCACCAGCGGCGTGACTTCACCTATCGCCACACCCGTCACGTCTGGGCGCCGTCGGCGGGCTTTGTCATCAACGACAAGCGCCAACAGCGGATCGCGATCAAGGAAGTCGGCCTCGTCGAATACCGCTTCCAGCCGACAGCCTCGAGGTCCGCCACGTCCGGGCGCCGGGCCAGGTCGATATCGACATCGAGGAAATCCTCGCCCAGATGGGCGGACACTAGCGATGAGCGTCAGGCGACGCCCTTCAAATCCTGCTGGATCGCTGCCAACAGCGATTGCAGGGTGGCACTGCTCACCGGCTTTGCCTCATCATTTACAGGCTGGACATCGGCAGGCCTGATGGTCTTGACCGGACGCTGCGGAAATGGCGGTGGCGGAGTCGGCATCTGTGCCGGCGCGAATTCGGCCTCATCGTCGGCATGAACGAACTTGCCATGGATCACGTCGGCACGACGGCCCATGACATACATCGCGGTCCAATAGCCGACGGCCAGCAATATTACGCAGAAAATACCGGTCTCTAACATCATCGCACCTGAAAATGCGCGATGATTCAATGCCTTCGCTCAGAGGTCAATGAACTGACGGTCACACCCGGAGCTTTTACGGGCCGGGTGTTGCCGATCAGTGACTCCTTCTTAACCACTCGCTCTACCCCGAGGGAGCCGAAGACGGCCCCTCGGGAGCGAAAGACGCCGGCTACGTCTTGTCCGGCCCGACCCGGACGAGCTGCTTGCCGAAATTGGCGCCCTTGAGGAGGCCGATGAAGGCGACAGGCGCGCTCTCCAGGCCCTCGGTGACGAACTCCTTGTACTTGACCTTGCCCTCGCGGACCCAGGTCGACATGTCGCGCAGGAAGTCGCCATGGCGTGCCGCGAAATCACTGACGATGAAGCCGCGGAAGGTCAGCCGCTTGGTCAGCGTTGCACGCATCATGCTGGCGGCCCATTTCGGCGGCTTGGCTTCGGTGTCGTTGTAGTGCGCGATCAGGCCGCACACCGGTACGCGCGCGAACGGATTGAGCAACGGGAAGACCGCCTCGAACACGGCGCCGCCGACATTCTCGAAATAGACGTCGATACCCTTCGGGCAGGCGTCCTTCAGCTTGGCCGCCAGATCAGCGTCGCTATGATCGATGCAGGCGTCGAAGCCGAGTTCTTTCACCACGTAGTCGCACTTGTCCTTGCCGCCGGCGATGCCGACCGCGCGTGCGCCCTTGATCTTGGCGATCTGGCCCACGGCAGAGCCGACCGCGCCAGAGGCGCCGGCGACGACGACGGTCTCGCCTGCCTGCGGCTTGCCGATGTCGAGCAAGCCCGTGTACGCGGTCATGCCGGGCATGCCGAGCACGCCGATCGAGGTTGAGATCGGCGCCAGCTTCGGATCGACCTTGATCAATCCCTTGCCGCTCGAGATCGCGTGCGTCTGCCAGCCCGCACGGATGCGCACGATGTCGCCCTTGGCGAAGTCCGGATTGTTGGAAGCCGCGACCTCGCTGACCGTCTCGCCCTCCATGACACCGCCGACCGGCACGGGTGCGGCGTAGGATGGTCCCTCGCTCATGCGTCCGCGCATATAGGGATCGAGCGACAGCCATATCGTGCGCAGCAGGACTTCACCTGCCGCAGGCGTCGGGATCGCGAATTCCTCGATGCGGAAATCAGACGGCTTGGGCTCGCCGACAGGACGCGCGGCGAGAACGATGCGTTTGCCTTGGGGCATAGGGGCTTCCTCCGAATTGTCTTTCGACGCGAACGGAAGCGGAGGGAGCGGAGCGCGTCAATACAAAAGCACTGGAGTGCGTGGCCGCAGATGCTTCTTGCAACGAAGAGAGGCGGCACGAACGAGCCGCCCCCTCGCCGTCATCGCCCGCGGAGGCGGGCGATCCAGTATTCCAGAGACGGCGACGAATACGGATCGGCCGCGGCGTACTGGATGCCCCGCTTTCGCGGGGCATGACAGCAGAGTGTGGATGAGCCGACCTAACCCCCGCCGGGATAGTTCGGGCTCTCGCGCGTGATGGTCACGTCGTGGACGTGGCTTTCGCGCAGGCCCGCGCCCGTGATGCGGACGAACTGCGCCTTGGCATGCAGCTCGTTGAGGTCGCGCGCGCCGACATAACCCATCGCGGCACGTAAGCCGCCGGCGAGCTGGTGCATGACGTTGGCGACCGGGCCCTTGTAGGGCACCTGGCCCTCGATGCCTTCGGGCACGAGCTTCAAGGTATCCTTGATGTCCTGCTGGAAGTAGCGGTCCGCCGATCCGCGTGCCATCGCGCCGACCGAGCCCATGCCGCGATAGGCCTTGTAGGAGCGGCCCTGAAACAGGAACACCTCGCCCGGCGTCTCGTCGGTGCCGGCGAGCAGCGAGCCGACCATGGCGATGTCGGCACCGGCGGCGAGCGCCTTGGCGAGGTCGCCGGAGAACTTGATGCCGCCGTCGGCGATCACGGGAATGTCGGCTTTCTTCGCCGCCTCCACCGCATCCATGATCGCGGTGAGCTGCGGCACGCCGACGCCCGCGACGATGCGCGTGGTGCAGATCGAACCCGGGCCGATGCCGACCTTGATGCAGTCCGCGCCCGCGTCGATCAGCGCCTGCGCGCCGTCTTCGGTGGCGACGTTGCCGGCGACGACCTGCACCGAGTTGGAGAGGCGCTTGATCCGGTTCACCGCATGCAAAACGTGCCGCGAATGACCATGCGCGGTGTCGACTACGACGAGGTCGACGCCGGCATCGATCAGCCGTTCGCTGCGCTCGAAGCCGGTGTCGCCGACCGTGGTCGCGGCGGCGACCCGCAGGCGGCCGTGCGCATCCTTGCAGGCGAGCGGATGGGCGACCGCCTTCTCCATGTCCTTCACGGTGATCAGGCCGACGCAGCGATACTGGTCGTCGACGACGAGCAGTTTTTCGATGCGGTGCTTGTGCAGCATCCGCCTCGCCTCGTCCTGGCTGACATGCTCGCGTACCGTGACGAGGTTTTCGTGCGTCATCAGCTCGGAGACTTTTTGCCGGCGGTCGGTCGCAAAGCGCACGTCACGGTTGGTGAGGATGCCGACCAGCTTGCCCGGCGTGGCCTTGCCTGCGCCGGTGACGACGGGAATGCCGGAGATGCCGTGATCGCTCATCAGCTTGAGCGCATCGTCGAGCGTCGCCTCCGGGCTGATGGTCAGCGGATTCACCACCATGCCCGACTCGTATCTCTTGACCTGCCGCACCTGCGCGGCCTGGCCCTCGGGATCGAAATTGCGGTGGATGACGCCGAGGCCGCCGGCCTGCGCCATCGCGATCGCCATCCGTGCCTCGGTGACGGTGTCCATGGCGGAGGCCATGATCGGGATGTTGAGCGGAATGGCGCGGGTGACGCGGGAGCGGATGTCAACTTCGGAGGGAAGCACGTCCGACAGGCCCGGCTTCAACAGCACGTCGTCGAACGTAAAGGCTTCGCGGATGCCTTGAAGACCTTGCACCGTGGCCATCTGCCAACTCCTTCCTGCGGCCATGCCGCAAATGCTTATGGATGAGCGCCGCCCTCGGCGTACCTTGCGGCATCGCCGTCGAATCGGAGCCCATCGGTGGGGTTGACGCCGGTCGATAGCACGACCGGGTGACGAATCAAAGCAATTCGGACCGGTTGCCAGCCATGCACAGGCTTTTTTTGCGTCAGATCAGCGTGGACAGCCCGGCGGCGGACCACCACCGTCATTCCGGGGCGCGACGAAGTCGCGAGCCCGGAATCCATCCGGCAGCGGTCTCTGCGGCCTAGTGGATTCCGGGCTCGCGCCAAGAGGCGCGCCCCGGAATGACGAGGGAGCGAGAGTCCCTGCCAGCTCACGCCTCGCCGCGCCCAGCAGCGCGAAGGATGTAGATCATCACGGGACCTCCGGCGTCCGGCGCAACCACGGGTCACACCGTTGTTACGCGGGATTTAGGTGCTATGCGTGGTTCCGCAATGGTCTCGGCCCGGCGGCGGTGATAAGCCGCAAGTCCCACCTTTCCTTCTGATTTCCATTACCAATCCGTCATGTCGATCGACAAGCAACGCGTGATTCCGCTGATCGTGGCCACCGCACTGTTCATGGAGAACATGGACTCGACGGTCATCGCCACCTCGCTGCCGGCGATCGCCGCCGACATCGGCACCAGCCCCCTGACGCTGAAGCTCGCGATCACCTCGTATCTGCTGTCGCTCGCGGTGTTCATCCCCGCGAGCGGTTGGACCGCCGACCGGTTCGGCGCGCGGCTGGTTTTTGCGATCGCCGTTTGCGTGTTCATGGTAGGCTCGGTCGGTTGCGCGCTGTCAACCTCGGTCACCGATTTCGTGTTCGCGCGCATCCTCCAGGGCATGGGCGGCGCGATGATGACGCCGGTCGGACGCCTGGTGCTGCTGCGCTCGATCGACAAGAGCGCGCTGGTCAATGCCATGGCCTGGGTCACGGTCCCTGCCCTGATCGGTCCCGTGATCGGGCCGCCGCTCGGCGGCTTCATCACGACCTACGCGTCGTGGCACTGGATCTTCCTGATCAATATCCCGATCGGACTCCTTGGCATCTTCATGGCCCTGCGCTTCATCGATCCCATCAAGAGCGAGACGCAGGAGAAGTTCGATCTCTACGGCATGGTGCTGGCGGGCATCGGGCTCGCCGGCATCGCGTTCGGACTGTCGGTCGCCGGGCTCAACCTGCTGCCGTGGAGCACGGTCGCGGCCCTCGTCGTGGGCGGATCGATCTCGATGACTCTCTATGTGCTTCACGCCCGGCGGACGGGATCGCCGGTGCTCGACTTCTCGCTGCTAAAGCTGCCGACCTTACGCGCCGCCGTCCTCGGCGGCTTCATGTTCCGGCTCGGCATCGGCGCGCTGCCCTTCCTGCTGCCGCTTCTGATGCAGATCGGGTTCGGGCTGACGCCATTCCATTCGGGCCTCGTCACCTTCGCCTCCTCACTCGGCGCCATGGGCATGAAGACGCTGGCCGCGCGGATAATCCGCACCTTCGGCTTCCGCAACCTGATGGCGGTGAACGCGATCGTCAGCGCATTCTTCCTCGGCGTGTGCGCGCTGTTCACGGTGACGACCCCGCTGCTCATCATCATGGTCATCCTGGTGGTCGGCGGCTTCTTCCGCTCGCTGGAGTTCACCGCGATCAACACGGTCGCCTATGCCGAGGTCGAAACCGCGCAGATGAGCCGCGCCACCACGCTCGTCAGCGTCAACCAGCAGCTCGCGGTCTCCGCCGGCGTTGCCGTCGGCGCCGCCTCGGTGGAGACGACGATGTGGCTGCGCCATGTCAGCGAGCTCGACGCGACCATGTTCGCACCGGCCTTCGTCGTCGTCGCGCTGACCTCGGCGGCCTCGAGCTGGTTCTTCTGGCAGATGCCTCATGATGCGGGCCACGAGATCTCCGGCCGCAAGGCGGTCGAGATCTCCAGCCGCAAGGGCGCGGCAAAGAGTGCGGCGAGCGCCGCCGTCAAGGCGGCGACTGAGGATACGCAGGACATGCGGGATCAGCGGCTGGGGTAGTGCCTCGCCTCGTCATTGCGAGCGAAGCGAAGCAATCCAGAATCTTTCCGCGGAGACTCTGGATTGCTTCGTCGCTTCGCTCCTCGCAATGACGGAGTTTGGGGCTAGGCCTTCGCCTCCCCCCGAAATCCCGTCGCCAGCACATAGCGCTCCGAGGAATCCTGCCGGCTCGCGGCCGGCTTGACGTGACGTACGGTGGCGAAGTCGCGCTTGAGCTGGGCGAGCAACTCGGCGTCAGCACCGCTCTGGAACGTCTTCGCCAGGAACGTGCCGCCGGGCTTGAGCACGTCGCAGGCAAAGGCTGCGGCGGTTTCGACCAGGCCGACGATGCGGAGCTGGTCGGTCTTGCGATGGCCGGTGGTGTTGGCGGCCATGTCGGACATCACGACGTCGGCGCCGCCTCCTAACATCGCGGTGAGCCTCGAAGGCGCGTCATTGTCCATGAAGTCGAGCTGCGCGAAATCGACACCGGGGATCTCCGGCATCTCCAAGAGATCGATGGCGACGACCTTGCCCTTGCCGTCGACCGAGCCGACGCGCTTCGCCGCGATCTGGCTCCAGCCGCCGGGCGCAGCGCCAAGATCGACCACCGCCATGCCGGGCTTCAGCAGACGAAACTTGTCGTCCATCTCCAGCAGCTTGAACGCGGCGCGCGAGCGATAACCTTGCGCCTTGGCCTTGGCGACATAGGGATCATTGAGTTGCCGCTCCAGCCAGAGCTTTGACGACAGCTTGCGCTTGCCGCCGGTCTTGACCTGGACGTGCAAGCGGCCGGTGGTGTCCTTCGCCATCTCACCAGCTCCTGAGCGCGCCGTCCTCGCGCATCATCTCGACCAGCATGCCTTCGCGTAAGCCGCGGTCGGCAACGCGCAGGCGCGGCAGCGGAAAGGCGCGGCGGATGGCGTCGAGGATGGCACAGCCGGCCAGCACGAGGTCGGCGCGCTCGACGCTGATGCAATTGTTGCCGGCGCGTTGCTCATAGCTCATGCCGAGCAGCTTATTGATGGTCGCGGTGATGTCGGCATCGTTCATCCAGATGCTGTCGATGCGGCGGCGATCGTAGCGCGGCAGGTTGAGATGGATGCCGGCGAGCGTCGTCACGGTGCCGGACGTACCCAAAAGGTGCATGTCGGCGAGATCGCGCCCGTGCTCTTCCGCGAACGGCGCGACATGGTTCGCGACCTCCTGCTCCATCGCAGCATAGATCTCCGGCGTCACGTCGCGGCCGCCGAAATGCTCGGCCAGCGTCACCACGCCGAGCGGAATCGACATCCAGGCCTTGATGCGCGGCTGGGGATTTTCGTCCGTAGGATCGCGCTCGATCCGAACCAGCTCGGTCGAGCCGCCGCCGATGTCGAACAGGATCGCACCGCGCCCCCTGGGATCGACCAGCGGCGAGCAGCCGAGCACGGCCAGCGCCGCCTCGGTCTCGCGGTCGATCACCTCGAGCTCGATGCCGGTCTCGGCCGCGACGCGGCTGCGAAAGCCTTCCGCGTTCGAGGCCGCGCGGCAGGCTTCGGTGGCGATCAGCCGTAGCCGTCTTGCTTTGCGCAGGTTGATCTTGTCGCGGCAAATGCTGAGCGCCGCGATCGCGCGCTCGATCGCCGCCTCGCTGATGCAGCCGGTCGCCGAGACGCCCTCGCCGAGCCGGATGATGCGCGAGAAGGAATCGACCACGCGAAAACCATCGCTGGTCGGACAGGCGATCAACAGCCTGCAATTGTTGGTGCCGAGGTCGAGCGCCGCATAGACGCCGGTTCCCGGCGCCGGCGCGGGGACGGCCGATGCGGCGGCAAGCGCCACCGTCGCCATCGACCCCTCCAGGCCCCCGTCCGGCGCATGGCCGTTGTGGAGCCGCGTGTGGTCATTCATACAAACGTCTTTCCGCGGCCCGCTGGGCCGATCTGGAATTGCTTTTTCGCCTGAAACTTTAGCAGCGCATTAGGCCTGCGCAACAACGCATCACATAGGACCATGCCCATTCGTGCGTTGTCGTGAACGGGGCCGTGGGTTATCTGAACGGGGTCGGTCCTTCAGGCGCCCGCGAAACCCGCGCAAATGCCGGCTTTTCAGGACATTTCCATGCAAGAACACACCAAATCGTCGACGCTCGAAAACGCTATTGCACTGCAAAAATACGGCGTTGGACAACCGGTCCGCCGTAAAGAGGACGACACGCTGGTGCGCGGCAAGGGCCGCTATACCGACGATTTCAACCTGCCCGGCCAGGCCTACGCCGTGATCGTCCGCTCGACCCATGCCCATGGCGTGATCCGCGGCATCGGCACCGAGGCCGCCAGAGCGATGCCGGGCGTGCTGGGGGTGTGGACCGGCACCGA is from Bradyrhizobium sp. ISRA430 and encodes:
- a CDS encoding NADP-dependent oxidoreductase, yielding MPQGKRIVLAARPVGEPKPSDFRIEEFAIPTPAAGEVLLRTIWLSLDPYMRGRMSEGPSYAAPVPVGGVMEGETVSEVAASNNPDFAKGDIVRIRAGWQTHAISSGKGLIKVDPKLAPISTSIGVLGMPGMTAYTGLLDIGKPQAGETVVVAGASGAVGSAVGQIAKIKGARAVGIAGGKDKCDYVVKELGFDACIDHSDADLAAKLKDACPKGIDVYFENVGGAVFEAVFPLLNPFARVPVCGLIAHYNDTEAKPPKWAASMMRATLTKRLTFRGFIVSDFAARHGDFLRDMSTWVREGKVKYKEFVTEGLESAPVAFIGLLKGANFGKQLVRVGPDKT
- the guaB gene encoding IMP dehydrogenase translates to MATVQGLQGIREAFTFDDVLLKPGLSDVLPSEVDIRSRVTRAIPLNIPIMASAMDTVTEARMAIAMAQAGGLGVIHRNFDPEGQAAQVRQVKRYESGMVVNPLTISPEATLDDALKLMSDHGISGIPVVTGAGKATPGKLVGILTNRDVRFATDRRQKVSELMTHENLVTVREHVSQDEARRMLHKHRIEKLLVVDDQYRCVGLITVKDMEKAVAHPLACKDAHGRLRVAAATTVGDTGFERSERLIDAGVDLVVVDTAHGHSRHVLHAVNRIKRLSNSVQVVAGNVATEDGAQALIDAGADCIKVGIGPGSICTTRIVAGVGVPQLTAIMDAVEAAKKADIPVIADGGIKFSGDLAKALAAGADIAMVGSLLAGTDETPGEVFLFQGRSYKAYRGMGSVGAMARGSADRYFQQDIKDTLKLVPEGIEGQVPYKGPVANVMHQLAGGLRAAMGYVGARDLNELHAKAQFVRITGAGLRESHVHDVTITRESPNYPGGG
- a CDS encoding MFS transporter, coding for MSIDKQRVIPLIVATALFMENMDSTVIATSLPAIAADIGTSPLTLKLAITSYLLSLAVFIPASGWTADRFGARLVFAIAVCVFMVGSVGCALSTSVTDFVFARILQGMGGAMMTPVGRLVLLRSIDKSALVNAMAWVTVPALIGPVIGPPLGGFITTYASWHWIFLINIPIGLLGIFMALRFIDPIKSETQEKFDLYGMVLAGIGLAGIAFGLSVAGLNLLPWSTVAALVVGGSISMTLYVLHARRTGSPVLDFSLLKLPTLRAAVLGGFMFRLGIGALPFLLPLLMQIGFGLTPFHSGLVTFASSLGAMGMKTLAARIIRTFGFRNLMAVNAIVSAFFLGVCALFTVTTPLLIIMVILVVGGFFRSLEFTAINTVAYAEVETAQMSRATTLVSVNQQLAVSAGVAVGAASVETTMWLRHVSELDATMFAPAFVVVALTSAASSWFFWQMPHDAGHEISGRKAVEISSRKGAAKSAASAAVKAATEDTQDMRDQRLG
- a CDS encoding RlmE family RNA methyltransferase, whose product is MAKDTTGRLHVQVKTGGKRKLSSKLWLERQLNDPYVAKAKAQGYRSRAAFKLLEMDDKFRLLKPGMAVVDLGAAPGGWSQIAAKRVGSVDGKGKVVAIDLLEMPEIPGVDFAQLDFMDNDAPSRLTAMLGGGADVVMSDMAANTTGHRKTDQLRIVGLVETAAAFACDVLKPGGTFLAKTFQSGADAELLAQLKRDFATVRHVKPAASRQDSSERYVLATGFRGEAKA
- a CDS encoding Ppx/GppA phosphatase family protein → MNDHTRLHNGHAPDGGLEGSMATVALAAASAVPAPAPGTGVYAALDLGTNNCRLLIACPTSDGFRVVDSFSRIIRLGEGVSATGCISEAAIERAIAALSICRDKINLRKARRLRLIATEACRAASNAEGFRSRVAAETGIELEVIDRETEAALAVLGCSPLVDPRGRGAILFDIGGGSTELVRIERDPTDENPQPRIKAWMSIPLGVVTLAEHFGGRDVTPEIYAAMEQEVANHVAPFAEEHGRDLADMHLLGTSGTVTTLAGIHLNLPRYDRRRIDSIWMNDADITATINKLLGMSYEQRAGNNCISVERADLVLAGCAILDAIRRAFPLPRLRVADRGLREGMLVEMMREDGALRSW